In Topomyia yanbarensis strain Yona2022 chromosome 2, ASM3024719v1, whole genome shotgun sequence, one DNA window encodes the following:
- the LOC131681706 gene encoding CCHC-type zinc finger nucleic acid binding protein: MSGNTCFKCDRPGHYARDCQNVGAGGGGGGRPGGPRGGERREFGGGGSRREKCYKCNQMGHFARDCKEDLDRCYRCNGSGHIARDCSLSPDDSCCYNCNQSGHLARNCPEKSDRDMNVSCYNCNKSGHISRNCPTGDKSCYSCGKIGHLSRDCTENKGRD; the protein is encoded by the exons ATGTCTGGAAATACGTGCTTCAAGTGTGACCGGCCGGGACACTATGCCCGTGATTGCCAGAACGTCGGAGCGGGAGGCGGTGGTGGTGGTCGCCCCGGAGGACCCCGTGGTGGagaaagacgagaattcggcggAGGCGGCAGCCGCCGTGAAAAGTGCTATAAATGCAACCAAATGGGTCACTTTGCACGTGATTGCAAGGAGGATCTGGACCGGTGCTACCGCTGCAACG GAAGCGGTCACATTGCACGTGACTGCAGTCTGTCGCCCGACGACTCGTGCTGCTACAACTGCAACCAGAGCGGTCATCTGGCTCGAAACTGTCCGGAAAAGAGCGACAGGGATATGAACGTGTCCTGCTACAACTGTAACAAGAGTGGTCACATTTCACGAAACTGTCCCACCGGGGACAAAAGCTGCTATAGCTGTGGCAAGATTGGTCACTTGAGTCGCGACTGCACTGAGAACAAGGGTCGCGATTAG
- the LOC131681709 gene encoding uncharacterized protein LOC131681709 isoform X1, protein MICGPLILTIEFTFYYLFWFIEFGRGKSIPLTPDNSNSELSKELTNAGRVIVEKSIKKLQRGESYDFCQSFDDKKFVIDKNGRICERKKKGRLYSLGGNDPPRKCPRGRLDRLKTVGTFDITNEISRLSQKTMNLNERIIGNQLFAQTVDEATTTAIGSAAGSIGAGLVPFIATAAFGPVTNTSVGTTEKQQFSSVRPSNGPMLFKQNTESIHLSPHHHLPSHHPLVLQKQHQLQAAKSRSLSTGSYITKESSVHSSVEKIIKSNSNSDLNENAQNTIDTIPKNRSLEDSRTVKLSQFHSPMPLRKPILRKSKKIIRTDSEFLKGNIYEKESSLSSSQYTPTHEKRREFAGNHSSNPSSETHKSTDESSKNISTDEIDTVFSDTVELEQMEVDYKIHLKNNLQREYKSDSDTLDEVGKRQPDYSTWKNQSYENTFEIREEKEQETEDSGSSYKDALGSEKEEERSRSTEGAGLQKQASNDPQTRKSINRPTELELGTSSDGSKHPSVDGPFGHIFEKNLGRFKKMNKLLKCKRFSTSALYDKKNKLNFKETIFFDDKSSPAKTSIETTRSPAKSCLSQSKASISSSKSSLFGNKKSNVFNLKGRKFLFSNSTSTASDGTSRTSPNKSKSSNEISYCRTKSVKSSKKSVKTNSTACLNLETTSTSPLSEAFYNPTGSVRLSAMELYEKFCSRDFSGLYKHENVRSDYDDGQNGTDPEQYDPNRNLGAIRKYKRKNFKLLRQKSEPKFSFRTDTLYENEDSYDDTCYPDGQPKDEYEGEDYSQFLYDEQYYEEDIENLSIENIYYRGNLIREDGTIVEAYQYHDEFDEEEGEEEEELEGEEEEEEEEEDDEDEYEEQGPCEHGAETEDDSVEPPLIDMAGAVDSDCDEIYLMPQNESKKLIIRDFLFHHSNNEFDNVADEYESTEAELRVLQRCEEQDTLTIYKICSKESILDSKGDLDNIPLNSTIDPYFVKSDCSTALERTASLELLSNSSDTLNKSTLTDYAFDTVKNVNLDSCSTSRLSLSLKSEIFEDTLANAKHNGSGEIKQIKNWNIEDFTLTPDGSFSDEAIDELIKSHLAEEIERKASSDGGDNRELVTASDKPANPPTSEYTIIDLDEEPYLLDPTISDFTNEITKEFDLLFSRAETESHDASFSGSPANDKGDEDEPSNTQPRLELLDLRPTAIELPTRHSMQKLEPINLDTDEIKITRHAEDQLKTEHDSAKAVAIDNRCKVDKQKASNDDRTASSTTAVAASGDDRLRKARSQSLGNLKNKTKCFPL, encoded by the exons GACCTCTGATTTTGACTATAGAATTTACTTTTTACTATCTATTTTG GTTTATTGAATTTGGCCGTGGCAAAAGCATTCCGCTTACGCCCGATAATTCAAATTCGGAACTCTCCAAAGAACTAACGAACGCAGGTCGTGTAATCGTggaaaaatcaatcaaaaaactACAGCGAGGAGAGTCCTACGACTTTTGTCAATCGTTTGACGACAAAAAGTTTGTTATCGACAAGAACGGCAGGATATGTGAACGCAAGAAAAAGGGTCGTCTGTACAGTCTGGGTGGCAACGATCCCCCACGAAAGTGTCCCCGGGGCCGACTGGATCGGCTAAAAACCGTAGGAACCTTTGACATTACGAACGAGATCTCGCGGCTCAGCCAGAAGACAATGAACCTGAACGAACGCATCATCGGTAACCAACTGTTTGCCCAGACCGTTGACGAAGCGACTACCACTGCCATCGGTAGTGCAGCGGGTAGTATCGGTGCCGGGCTGGTCCCTTTTATAGCGACCGCTGCATTTGGACCGGTCACCAACACTAGTGTCGGTACAACCGAAAAACAACAGTTTAGCAGTGTCAGACCAAGTAATGGTCCGATGCTGTTTAAACAAAACACTGAAAGCATCCATTTGTCGCCTCATCATCATCTACCATCCCATCACCCACTGGTGCTGCAAAAACAGCATCAGTTGCAAGCCGCCAAAAGTCGAAGCCTAAGTACGGGTTCCTACATTACTAAAGAATCGAGTGTTCATTCTAGCGTAGAAAAGATTATCAAATCCAATAGCAATTCTGACCTGAACGAGAACGCGCAAAATACGATCGACACAATTCCGAAGAACCGATCATTAGAAGATAGTAGAACGGTGAAGCTCAGCCAGTTTCATTCGCCGATGCCGCTACGAAAGCCAATATTGCGTAAATCAAAAAAGATCATCCGTACGGATTCAGAGTTCCTGAAGGGAAACATATACGAAAAAGAATCCAGCTTATCGAGTTCTCAGTATACCCCAACGCACGAAAAACGGCGCGAGTTTGCCGGAAACCACAGTAGTAATCCCTCTTCGGAAACGCATAAATCGACCGACGAAAGTTCGAAAAACATTTCAACGGACGAAATCGATACGGTGTTTTCCGATACCGTGGAATTGGAGCAGATGGAGGTAGATTACAAGATACACTTGAAAAACAACCTTCAGCGAGAGTACAAAAGCGATAGTGATACCTTAGACGAAGTGGGTAAGAGACAACCAGATTATAGTACTTGGAAAAATCAAAGTTACGAAAATACGTTCGAAATCCGCGAGGAGAAGGAACAGGAAACAGAAGATAGTGGGAGTTCTTACAAGGATGCACTAGGGTCGGAGAAAGAAGAAGAACGATCGAGGAGCACGGAAGGTGCAGGATTGCAAAAACAAGCTAGCAACGATCCACAAACTCGAAAATCTATTAATCGACCGACTGAACTTGAGCTCGGTACGTCTTCGGATGGTAGTAAACATCCTTCGGTGGATGGTCCCTTTGGTCACATATTCGAGAAGAACTTAGGGCGTTTTAAGAAGATGAACAAACTACTGAAATGTAAACGATTCAGCACTTCAGCTTTGTATGACAAGAAGAATAAGTTGAACTTCaaagaaacaatttttttcgacgATAAGTCCTCGCCAGCGAAGACCAGCATAGAAACCACTCGGTCCCCAGCTAAATCGTGCCTTTCGCAGTCCAAGGCGTCAATCAGTTCATCCAAATCGTCACTTTTCGGCAACAAGAAGAGCAATGTTTTCAATCTTAAAGGaagaaagtttcttttttccAACTCAACCAGCACCGCAAGCGACGGAACTTCTCGGACCTCTCCGAATAAATCGAAATCGAGTAATGAAATAAGCTATTGCCGCACAAAGTCGGTGAAAAGCTCAAAAAAATCCGTCAAAACGAATAGCACTGCATGTCTAAATCTAGAGACTACGAGTACCTCACCACTGTCTGAAGCATTCTACAATCCAACCGGAAGTGTGAGATTGAGTGCCATGGAGTTGTACGAAAAGTTCTGTTCGCGTGATTTCAGCGGATTGTACAAGCATGAAAACGTCCGCAGTGACTATGATGACGGACAGAATGGCACAGACCCGGAACAGTATGATCCGAACCGAAACCTGGGAGCAATTCGAAAGTACAAACGAAAAAACTTCAAACTGCTGCGTCAGAAAAGTGAACCAAAGTTTTCATTTCGGACCGATACTCTTTATGAAAATGAGGATAGTTATGATGACACATGCTATCCTGATGGACAACCAAAAGATGAGTATGAAGGTGAGGATTACTCACAATTCCTGTATGATGAGCAGTATTACGAGGAGGATATTGAGAACTTGAGTATAGAAAATATCTATTACCGGGGGAACTTGATTCGAGAAGATGGCACGATAGTGGAAGCTTATCAGTATCATGACGAATTTGACGAAGAAGAAGGTGAAGAGGAAGAAGAATTGGAAGGAGAGGaagaggaggaggaggaggaagAGGATGATGAAGATGAATATGAGGAGCAAGGGCCATGTGAACATGGTGCAGAAACGGAAGATGACAGTGTGGAACCGCCACTAATAGACATGGCCGGCGCGGTTGATTCCGACTGTGATGAGATTTACTTGATGCcacaaaatgaatcaaagaaGTTGATCATTCGCGACTTTCTTTTCCATCACAGTAACAACGAGTTCGATAATGTTGCTGATGAGTATGAGTCTACGGAAGCAGAGTTAAGAGTGCTTCAGCGGTGTGAAGAACAGGATACACTGACAATATACAAAATCTGTTCAAAGGAGAGCATTTTAGATTCCAAAGGTGACCTAGACAATATTCCACTGAATTCGACAATCGATCCCTACTTTGTGAAGTCAGACTGTTCAACGGCACTCGAGCGCACAGCCTCGTTGGAACTTCTTAGCAATTCCAGTGACACACTAAACAAATCCACGTTAACAGATTACGCATTTGATACCGTTAAAAACGTAAACTTAGATAGCTGTAGTACGTCTAGACTGAGCTTATCATTGAAAAGCGAAATCTTCGAAGACACATTGGCGAATGCTAAACATAATGGATCCGGTGAAATAAAGCAGATAAAAAACTGGAACATCGAGGATTTCACGTTAACCCCAGATGGATCATTTTCAGATGAAGCCATAGATGAATTAATAAAGTCCCATCTGGCGGAGGAAATTGAGCGGAAGGCGTCTAGTGACGGAGGAGATAACAGGGAGCTAGTGACGGCATCTGACAAACCAGCTAATCCTCCGACTAGCGAGTACACAATAATCGATCTAGATGAAGAACCGTACCTGCTTGACCCGACGATCTCCGATTTTACCAACGAGATAACGAAAGAATTCGATCTGTTGTTTTCTCGAGCGGAGACGGAATCACACGACGCTAGTTTCTCAGGCAGTCCGGCGAACGATAAAGGCGACGAAGATGAACCCAGTAATACTCAACCACGTCTCGAGCTGCTGGATTTGCGACCGACGGCGATTGAACTTCCTACTCGTCATTCAATGCAAAAGCTAGAACCTATTAACCTAGACACTGATGAGATTAAAATTACACGACATGCCGAGGACCAACTCAAAACAGAACACGATAGTGCCAAAGCAGTAGCTATAGATAACAGGTGTAAGGTAGATAAACAAAAAGCTTCGAATGACGATCGAACAGCTAGCTCTACGACAGCGGTAGCAGCTTCGGGGGATGATCGTTTGCGGAAAGCCCGTAGTCAATCCTTGGGTAACCTTAAGAACAAAACCAAATGTTTTCCATTATAG